GCCGGGTTCCTGGGCGGGGTGCGGCCCACCTTCCTGGTGCTGCAATCGGCAATGTGTCTGGGGCTGGCCAAAACAGCTGTGGCCCACGCCAGGCTCGCCCTGTCCGGAGTGAACGAAATCTTCGCCGACGAGGTCGACGTCGTCGCGGAGAAACTCGCCGCTGCGGAATCGACCCTGGCCGAATTCGCCGGTGCCGTCGGCGGACCGCGGCCGCCAAGCAAGAAGGAATTGCTCGCGTTGCGGCTCTCCGCGGCCGAAATCGCCAGTGCCAGTGCGGCTCTGGAAGTCCGAACGGCCGGCGGCAAGGGTTATGCCAGCAAGACCCCGGCCAGCCGGCGTTACCGCGAGGCCGCGTTCATCCCGGTGCAGTCGCCCTCCGAAGCCCAATTGCGTTGGGAACTGCGCGGATGCTCCTGAGCCGCCCAGCGGGTCGACGATGACTCCCGCGGCCGCTCCCTCCGAAAAGCTGGAACCCGATCGCGTGGTTGGCGGGATCCCGTTGGCTGTCCTGGTGCGCGACTACCACCGGCCGATGGTGAATTTTGCTTGCACGATGGTGGATTCGCCCGCGGTGGCGGAGGAGGCCGTACAGGAGGCGTGGGTGCAGGTGCTGAAATCCGCGGCGACCTTCGAGGGCCGTTCGTCCGTAGCTACCTGGTTGTTCGGCATCGTCAAGCACACCGCGTCCCGGCACCGCCGCCGCGAGACCCGGATCCGCGAGCACGAGGTGCTGAGCACCGAAGACACCGACCCACTTTCCGGGCGGATGCATCCCGCGGGCCACCCCGACGCCGGGCACTGGAGCGTGCCGCCGTCGCAGCGATTTCTTCCCGAAGACCAGACGGTGCAACGCGAACTCGTCGGGTTTGTCCGGGCGGCCCTCGACACGCTGCCGGTGCGGCAACGGCAGCTGATCATCCTGCGTGACCTCGTCGGCACGTCGTCGGAGGAGGCGGCCGAGATCCTGGAACTGTCCGCTGACGCGCAGCGCGCCCTGCTGTATCGGGCCCGCGGCAACCTGCGCAACGAATTGGAAAAGCGGTATCAACGATGACCGTGCCTGACCACACCGTCCCGGCGATCGACTGCGTGGAGTTCGTCCGGCTCGTCGACGACCTGGTCGACTCGGACCCGCAGCGCTGGGGTGCGATCGTGGCCCGTCATCTCGAGGAATGCCCGCCGTGCCTGGTCTATCTGCAGCAGATGCTCGACCTCAAGGTCCTGCTCAGCCACGTCTTCGACGGCCAG
The nucleotide sequence above comes from Mycobacterium kiyosense. Encoded proteins:
- the sigX gene encoding ECF RNA polymerase sigma factor SigX, which encodes MTPAAAPSEKLEPDRVVGGIPLAVLVRDYHRPMVNFACTMVDSPAVAEEAVQEAWVQVLKSAATFEGRSSVATWLFGIVKHTASRHRRRETRIREHEVLSTEDTDPLSGRMHPAGHPDAGHWSVPPSQRFLPEDQTVQRELVGFVRAALDTLPVRQRQLIILRDLVGTSSEEAAEILELSADAQRALLYRARGNLRNELEKRYQR